Proteins found in one Penaeus vannamei isolate JL-2024 chromosome 29, ASM4276789v1, whole genome shotgun sequence genomic segment:
- the LOC138867258 gene encoding platelet endothelial aggregation receptor 1-like has translation MLKRQLLIVLLVSVCFFGVIYANSCEPSCVDTAFFGAKKCLPAASKVEDPMNCTQYYYCLSNCEVMQHPVPCDGGSFNPDTGACDGPADCKASCDPGSCHLTCNGTLDMISDPSDCGKYYICFPHGVEGPYSCPTDSPFFDGETCVVEDSECCEGSCLPFCTAEGVQIPDPTDCTKYYICVTAGELASEDLHFTCDSGNFDIALGRCSDSAECKVMCPGGVPGDATTSGGSSVASSTPSVTPTGECQDSLTCTGVGNFAKCITCQPEYFHCSAAGQPGVSQACSGDLVFNPVPSFPYCVLPSNCPYTPPL, from the exons ATGTTGAAACGACAGCTTCTGATCGTCCTTTTGGTG agCGTGTGCTTCTTTGGCGTCATATACGCCAATAGCTGCGAACCTTCTTGTGTTGATACAGCGTTCTTCGGAGCCAAGAAATGTCTGCCAGCTGCCAGCAAGGTTGAAGACCCAATGAACTGCACGCAATACTACTACTGCCTGTCGAACTGTGAAGTTATGCAACATCCAGTGCCTTGTGATGGAGGCTCTTTCAACCCTGACACTGGCGCTTGTGATGGACCGGCGGATTGCAAAGCCAGCTGCGATCCTGGCAGTTGCCATCTCACCTGCAACGGGACGCTCGACATGATCAGCGATCCAAGCGACTGCGGCAAATATTACATCTGCTTCCCGCACGGCGTGGAAGGGCCCTACAGTTGCCCAACCGATTCGCCCTTTTTCGACGGAGAGACCTGTGTGGTTGAAGATAGCGAGTGTTGCGAGGGAAGCTGCTTGCCTTTTTGCACGGCGGAAGGAGTGCAAATTCCTGACCCCACCGACTGTACAAAGTATTACATCTGCGTTACAGCAGGGGAATTAGCATCGGAAGATCTTCATTTCACTTGTGATTCTGGCAATTTCGACATAGCTCTGGGGCGATGTTCAGACAGTGCAGAATGTAAAGTTATGTGTCCGGGCGGTGTCCCGGGAGATGCCACAACCTCGGGCGGTAGCAGTGTCGCGTCCTCTACTCCATCAGTCACGCCGACCGGCGAGTGCCAAGACTCTCTCACCTGCACTGGAGTTGGCAATTTCGCCAAGTGCATCACATGCCAGCCCGAATATTTCCACTGCTCAGCCGCAGGACAGCCTGGAGTCAGCCAGGCGTGTTCGGGCGACCTAGTGTTCAACCCGGTCCCCAGTTTCCCGTACTGCGTTTTGCCTTCGAACTGCCCTTACACGCCACCGCTGTAG
- the LOC138867259 gene encoding uncharacterized protein, whose translation MLKRQLLIVLLVSVCFFGVIYANSCEPSCVDTAFFGAKKCLPAASKVEDPMNCTQYYYCLSNCEVMQHPVPCDEGSFDPVAGACGGPADCKASCDPGSCHLTCNGTLDMISDPSDCGKYYICFPHGVEGPYSCPTDSPYFNGETCVVEDSECCEGSCLPFCTAEGVQIPDPTDCTKYYICVTAGELASEDLHFTCDSGNFDISLGRCSDSAECKVMCPGGVPGDATVVDVRYPH comes from the exons ATGTTGAAACGACAGCTTCTGATCGTCCTTTTGGTG aGCGTGTGCTTCTTTGGCGTCATATACGCCAATAGCTGCGAACCTTCTTGTGTTGATACAGCGTTCTTCGGAGCCAAGAAATGTCTGCCAGCTGCCAGCAAGGTTGAAGACCCAATGAACTGCACGCAATACTACTACTGCCTGTCGAACTGTGAAGTTATGCAACATCCAGTGCCTTGTGATGAAGGCTCTTTCGACCCTGTCGCTGGCGCTTGCGGTGGACCGGCGGATTGCAAAGCCAGCTGCGATCCTGGCAGTTGCCATCTCACCTGCAACGGGACGCTCGACATGATCAGCGATCCAAGCGACTGCGGCAAATATTACATCTGCTTCCCGCACGGCGTGGAAGGGCCCTACAGTTGCCCAACCGATTCGCCCTATTTCAACGGAGAGACCTGTGTGGTTGAAGATAGCGAGTGTTGCGAGGGAAGCTGCTTGCCTTTTTGCACGGCGGAAGGAGTGCAAATTCCTGACCCCACCGACTGTACAAAGTATTACATCTGCGTTACAGCAGGGGAATTAGCATCGGAAGATCTTCATTTCACTTGTGATTCTGGCAATTTCGACATATCTCTGGGGCGATGTTCAGACAGTGCAGAATGTAAAGTTATGTGTCCGGGCGGTGTCCCGGGAGATGCCactgtagtggacgtgaggtacccccactaa